The following are encoded in a window of Centroberyx gerrardi isolate f3 chromosome 1, fCenGer3.hap1.cur.20231027, whole genome shotgun sequence genomic DNA:
- the LOC139923280 gene encoding carbohydrate sulfotransferase 1-like — protein MQCSWKAVILLALASIAIQYTAIRTLTSKPFQLCPLPSPQNCGLGGQETEPPFERGAAGGGGCDDYPYFSINATRKTHILVLATTRSGSSFVGQLLNQHQEVFYLFEPLYHVQTTLIPRLSHSRNAADRRVMLGASRDLLRSLYGCDLYFLESYIKPTPTNHTTDKLFRRGASRALCQQPVCDAFGPADVNVEEGDCVKKCATLNMTLATEACREKRHVAIKIVRVPEIGDLRALVEDPRLNIKVIQLVRDPRGILSSRIETFRDTYRLWRIWRATGRRPYNLDLSQLTVVCEDFLSSVSTGLSHPYWLKGKYMLVRYEDLARNPLLKTKEIYDYLGLPMDKNVEDWIHANTRGSNEPSAKHKFGTVRDSAANAESWRLKLSYDMVEYTQTVCQKVLHQLGYKAVKSVEELKNMSLSLVQDKTFVPFL, from the coding sequence atgcaatgttcCTGGAAGGCAGTGATTCTGCTGGCCTTGGCCTCCATTGCCATCCAGTACACCGCCATCCGGACACTCACCTCCAAGCCTTTCCAGCTGTGCCCCTTGCCCAGCCCCCAGAACTGCGGTCTGGGGGGGCAGGAGACAGAACCGCCCTTTGAACGGGGAGCAGCGGGCGGCGGAGGCTGCGATGACTACCCTTACTTTTCTATCAATGCCACCCGTAAGACCCACATCTTGGTCCTGGCCACCACCCGCAGCGGCTCCTCCTTTGTCGGTCAGCTGCTCAACCAGCATCAGGAGGTGTTCTACCTGTTTGAGCCTCTGTATCACGTTCAGACCACTCTAATTCCACGTCTGTCGCACAGCCGCAACGCTGCGGACCGGCGCGTGATGCTGGGCGCCAGTCGGGACCTCTTGCGAAGCCTGTACGGTTGCGACCTCTATTTCCTTGAGAGCTACATCAAGCCGACGCCTACCAACCACACCACCGACAAACTGTTCCGCCGGGGCGCCAGCCGGGCGTTGTGCCAGCAACCCGTGTGTGATGCCTTCGGTCCCGCTGATGTTAATGTGGAGGAGGGGGACTGTGTCAAGAAGTGTGCAACTCTAAACATGACCTTAGCCACTGAGGCGTGCCGCGAGAAGCGGCATGTGGCGATCAAGATCGTCCGGGTGCCGGAGATCGGAGACCTGCGCGCCTTGGTGGAAGACCCACGGCTGAATATTAAAGTGATTCAACTGGTCAGAGATCCTCGTGGGATCCTGTCATCACGGATTGAGACGTTCAGGGATACATATCGTCTGTGGCGCATTTGGAGGGCCACGGGGCGACGGCCCTACAATCTAGACTTGAGTCAGCTTACAGTTGTCTGTGAAGACTTTCTCAGTTCCGTGTCGACCGGTCTCAGTCACCCCTATTGGCTGAAAGGGAAATACATGTTGGTTCGCTATGAGGATTTAGCTAGAAATCCGCTCCTCAAGACAAAGGAGATCTATGACTACCTGGGGCTGCCTATGGATAAAAATGTGGAAGACTGGATACACGCAAACACTAGGGGCAGCAATGAGCCCTCCGCAAAACACAAGTTTGGTACAGTGAGAGACTCGGCGGCTAACGCAGAAAGTTGGCGGTTGAAACTGTCGTACGATATGGTAGAGTATACGCAGACCGTGTGTCAAAAAGTACTTCACCAGCTGGGATACAAGGCTGTGAAATCAGTGGAGGAATTGAAGAACATGTCCCTCTCACTGGTACAGGACAAAACTTTTGTACCTTTTTTGTAA